The Moorena producens PAL-8-15-08-1 genomic interval ATTTGATCTTGATTGTCAGGGAGTAGTGCCAGTGGGCAATCTATCATTGATTTCTCCAGAATCAGCTGAGGAGCGACGGCGTGCTTATTTGATTCGGCGGCAATGGATTCGACTGACTAAACAAATTACAGAATATCCAAGTCCTATACAACGAACCCAACAGATTCTTGAACAGTTTGAGGGATTTGGTTTTGATGCCAACACTATTGCCCAACTGCCAGATGAAGCCTTTGCTCTGCTGGTAGGGGTTTTGCCCTATACAATCAGGAAGGTACGTAATGCCCCTCACCATGAGCATTAAGTCTGGAATCCTTTGGCTGATGCTGATCGTCTCAATTGATTAGAAAATTTATAAATTTAGATTTAGATCTCCGGAATCTCCCCAGCTCCCGGTCTCACGAAGCATTATTTAACAGAGTTCAATGATTAGAGCAACTAGCGCTATAGTAGGTAATGGGTAATGGGTAACAGAGAATTCTGCTAAACCCCTACCTATCACCATTTACTATCACCATTTACTATCACCATTTACTATCACCATTTACTATCACCATTTACTGTTCACTATGGATTATCCTGGGTGCCATCAGATCAGCCTCTGTAGTTGGCGAATTGAGCAATTTCAGCTATAACAGCCCATAGCGATGCCTCAGGTGCGACAATAAGCGCGAATTTAATTCGCCTACGGTTAGCGCACCAAAGCCCTACCTGCGGGGGTTTCCCCCACTCGCGCAAAGCATGGCTGACAATGGAGAGACTTGATTACTAAGCTGATGTGCATTTAAATTGGTTATTACCTGTTCCCTGTTCCCTGTTCCCTGTTCCCTTTGAGTAATTTAGGTATCCCAATCTAAATGCTGAACAGCTTATCTATGGAATTGTCGGTATTTAGCTAGTTGGTTACTATGAATGATTTTGACATACTTAAAAAAACTATCGATCGCCTAAGAAGCGAACGAGATGATCTCAAGAAAGAACTAGATACCTACCGAAGTTATCTGGATAAGCGCTCTACAGATATCAGAGCTTTAATTTATACAGAATTACAACTATTTTCACCCAAAATAGCTGAGGAACTAAGGAAGGAATTCAGAACACAATTTCACCTAGTGATTGGCTTGTTGCTTTTCACTACCCTATTCACCACAGTCAGTGGTTTTGTAGTTATGTCTAGTCTTGTTGATAGTTCGGTAAAAGGACATATCAAAGATCAACAAAAACAACTTGATAAACTCAACAAACGTATAAATAACTCTCTATTTGATAACCGAGTTGATCTGCAAGTTCTTCAGCAACAAACTCAAACTATCAAAACCCAAACTCAAGATTATCAAAAACAAGCTCAATATCTAAATAGTAAGGTGCAAAGCTTAGATATCAACGCTTCTACTATAGAGAAAAAACTTAATGCTCTTATAGAATCAGACCCAGTCGCCTTGGGAGATATAGTTGAACGGATCAATAACTTAACTCAAGATAGTAATCAGTTGATTACTATCTCTAGAAGTATCGAAGAAGTGGCTAGTTCACAGATTAAACTGGAGAGTGGAGAAATTTCTGTTAGGGAAGGGAATTTATCAAAAGGTGATGGCAGACGAAGAATATCAGGTGAGAAAAAGTTTAATACGAACTTTTCTTCCGATCCTGTGGTTTATATTGCTTTAAACGATATCGATAGTGATAATGATGAAAATCTCCGATTAAAAGTTGATGTAACTCATGTCAATCGAGAGGGGTTTCATTATGTATTGGAAACCTGGGGAGACACGCGGGTTTACAGCGCTAATGCAAGTTGGTTTGCCTATGGCAAATAAATCAGATCGATTTCAGTTGAATACTTATAATTTAATGCTGTCTGTCAAGGAAAATCGATTCAGCGCTGCATCGCTATACCCTATACCCTATACCCTATTCCCTATTCCCGGCTTGCAGCGCTATAGTTTGTCGAGCAACGAATTCGGTCAGGGGAAATAGTTTTGCTTATCCCCTTTCCCTTTGTCTAGCCTTAACCTGAAATCAATAGACTATTGGTTTTCTTCTGTCTTCCCCTTGCTGTTACCGGGAGAAGAATTGTATATAGCGTCTAACTGTTGGCGAGCGTCTTCAACGGTCATTGACCGCATCACTAACAGGGGTTCATTAATAGGGTTGCCACTATCATCAAGCAGTTCCGGGTGCGGTACTGACTTAGCAGGAGATGGATTGGCATTCACTTGATTCCGTCCCCATTGGGTGGGTGATTTTCCCGATGCTGAGAAAGAACGCTGGGAATCAAAACTCAAACTTAATAGGTTGCGAATTAAATTTCCAATTGCTAAAAATGCTAGAACAGTAAAGGCAACTAGATAAATTAGGTGTAACATCGTATTGTCCTCCCGACCGAATAGTTGGTCTTTAACTCCTTGTCTTGCTCAGGGATAAAAAACGGCTTTTTATAGGTGGTTAGTTAACTTTAACAAACGGTAGTCCACTATATCCTCAATCATTTCCTGAATCTAGGCGCGTCAAGATTAGTCATTCCCTGAAGCCGCTGACTCGGATGCACCGGATGCCAATGATCGCCACCGGATTGCCACTCCCCAACATTCTCTCACTAATTGGTGCCATGGCATCATGGTAGAAAGTTCAACTCCTACTTGACCATCGGTAGCGTTAAAAAGCATTTTAGCTGTATTTACCTCCTGCTGGGCTTCCTTTACCCGCTTGACTAGGTCAGATTGTTCCTCCTTGGTCAAAAAGGTGATATCTTCAGTTTCTAACAACGAAAGCGATCGCTCAAACCAGTAGTCAAAATCTACTAGTAGCGGTTCCAATATGGTTTTGAGTAACTCCGGTGTTGATGGCTGGGGTTGATTCATGATATTAAAACTGTTTATTTTTTCATAGTCTACCTTAATTATATTTACATTTTTTTACAATTTATCACATAACCCTTAACACTTGTGGGAGACTACTACTCCCTCAAAATTGAATTGAGGGGTAAGCTCAAGTCCGGTTTAATACCGATCATCAAGACGATTGATGCTCAGATGGTCAGATGGGGCAAATTGTGATATAGGGGAATTATCCGGACATGATCTACAATGGACTTTAGCCAATTAGGCACCCTTGTACTATGCATCTGTGTTATCCATTAAGTACCAAAACCATTAAGCCAACCCGTAACCCCTAACCCCTTGCCCTAACCCTCAACACTAAATTGATAGAGTACTACACCAGAAACATGTACTGCCCCAAAAACTAGCGATGCAGCGCGGTCTTGGGAAGGCAGTCGCTCATGGGGGGGTTCCCACGGGGCTTACAAGGTGCGGACGCAGGTTCCGCACACAGACCCATGCGCCATGAGCGACTGCCGTGGTTTCCCCCACTCGCGCTTTGCATCAAAACAAGGTTTGTATCATAGAGGGATAGCACAAAATTGGTGTTACGGTCATAGCGCGTTACTCAATTCCATAGAACAGTCACCGATGCTTAACTCAGAACCCTCCGAACAGCCTGAAAAAATTCATTTGCCCCGTACTAGCGAATCCGAGACCCTACAAAGAATCCGTCATACGACCTCCCATGTGATGGCAATGGCCGTCCAGAAGCTATTTCCGAAGGCTCAGGTGACTATCGGTCCTTGGATTGAAAATGGTTTTTATTATGATTTTGATCAGCCAGAACCGTTTACTGAGCAAGACCTAAAGAAAATCCAAAAGGAAATGGTCAAAATCATTAAGCGGAAGCTTCCGGTAATTCGAGAAGAGGTGCCACGGGAAGAAGCTCAACAGCGGATCAAGGAACTGGGTGAATCCTATAAACTGGAAATTTTGGCAGATTTAGAAGACCCGATCTCGATTTACCACTTGGGGGATGAGTGGTGGGATTTGTGTGCTGGTCCCCATGTGGAAAATACCAGTGAAATCAACCCGAAGGCCATTGAATTGGAAAGTGTGGCTGGGGCTTACTGGCGAGGGGATGCGAGTAATACTCAACTCCAGCGCATTTATGGTACAGCTTGGGAAAACCCAGAGCAACTACAGGAATATAAGCGCCGTAAGCAAGAAGCCCTGAAACGGGATCACCGTAAGCTGGGTAAAGAACTGGGACTGTTTATCTTTTCTGACCCGGTGGGACCAGGATTACCCCTGTGGACCCCGAAAGGAACGGTTTTGCGTACCCTTTTGAAAGATTTCCTCACGCAAGAACAGCTTAAACGAGGTTATCTACCAGTGGAGACACCCCATATTGGTCGAGTGGACTTGTTTAAGGTATCCGGTCACTGGCAGAACTATAAAGAGGATATGTTCCCGATGATGGCTGAGGATGAGGAAGCAGCAGCCGCAGAACAAGGATTTGTCCTAAAGCCGATGAATTGCCCCTTCCATATCCAAATTTATAAGAGTGAATTGCGCTCCTACCGGGAATTGCCCATGCGCTTGGCAGAGTTTGGTACAGTGTATCGCTATGAGCAATCTGGGGAACTGGGGGGGTTGACCAGGGTGCGTGGTTTCACGGTGGATGATTCTCACCTATTTGTGATGCCAGATCAGTTAGATCAGGAATTCCTCAATGTGGTGGATTTAATCCTGTCAGTGTTCAAAACTCTGCAAATGAAGAAATTTAAAGCACGGTTGAGTTTCCGTGACCCGGCCTCGGATAAGTATATTGGTTCGGATCAGGCTTGGGAAAAAGCCCAAGGAGCAATTCGCCGTGCTGTAGATACCTTGGGCATGGAATCCGTTGAAGTACCAGGGGAAGCGGCATTTTATGGCCCGAAACTGGACTTTATCTTCCAGGATCTCCTCGACAGGGAATGGCAGTTAGGAACGGTACAGGTGGATTACAACTTGCCAGAACGATTTGATTTGGAGTATGTGGCAGAAGATGGCACTCGCCAACGCCCGGTTATGATTCACCGTGCCCCCTTTGGGTCTATCGAGCGGCTAACTGGGATATTGATTGAACAGTATGGGGGAGACTTCCCCTTCTGGTTAGCACCAGTACAAGCACGATTGTTACCAGTCGGGGACGCACAGTTGCCTTTTGCTCAGGAAATGGCAACAAAAATGCGATCGCATGGGATTCGAGCAGAAGTCGATACCAGTGGGGAAAGGCTTGGTAAAGCAATTCGTAATGCCGAAAAGGCTAAAATCCCGGTGATGAGTGTGATTGGTGCCAAGGAAGTCGAAGCAAACAGTTTGAATATTCGTACCCGTGCCGCTGGGGAATTGGGAATGATGCCCATAGACCTGGTTGTAGAAAAGATGGAGCAGGCAAATCGCAATCGGGAGAATTTTTAGACTCTAAAGGAAATAGGGAGTAGGGATGCACCGCGTTTTGACTCGGTGCATCTTTTTGTTGTCAATCTATAACAAGCATGATTTATCGCTTCTGCCTTATGCCTTGCTGTTAGGCATTAAAAATGCCTAACAGCTGATCACCAAAGGTATGGCAGAGCCTATGTTTTTAGCAATTTTTCGGTTTCTAGAATTCCTATAACTATTTATATTAAGTTTTGTGAAGCGACTCAATACTTTTGCTTCTCCATCCTCCCCATCTTGCCTCTTTTATGGCGATCTTAAGTCTTTTCCAACTTTTAAGTCAGTGCTATTCCAGTTAAGAAGCTGCTTCCGTAAACATGATGATGTGTAATTCACGGATATCACCCATTTAAAATTGTTAAATTTCCGGTGAAATTTCAGTAATTATCTCTAGGCAACAGCAGCTTGAATAAAGCAATCTTAGATTAGAACAATAACAATAGTTTAACTAGGCAAGTTAAAACTAACCGAACATCAGGGTGCGTTCGCGTAGCGGCTCGTACCGAGCATCGCTTTGCCAAAATGGCACTAATTCAGAAAAAATCTGTGTTCTCACTAACGATCCAGTGGCCTCACGGGGATTTCCCCCACTCGCCCTTTCCATCAAGAGAGGGAGATTTACTGACTAACTATAGTGGGTTTTCACCTGGCCTTTAACACAACCAATTGGGCATAAAGCATACGGCTATAAAGTTAATTTATGCTTCAGGTAATTATAATTAAATGCCTATGGTCTCAGTAATCTCTCAATACCCGATTTGTTCTTAAAAACTTGTTTAGCTTAATTTCCGTATTCTAATTATTCATCGCGGCCAGTCATGAAATCTTTATTGAACTATCTCCAAGCGATCGCACCCGATTTGGGATCAAAAAGTCTACCCTATCCTCTAGGAAAAAGTTTTCCTTCCCAGTTTTTTCCCCATACACTGATTGGCAGTTTGATGTTAGTCAGTGCGATCGCAGGTTACGCTACTCCAGTATGGGCGGTTTCCGAACTCCAGTTGGTGAAAGACGCTAATGATAGCGATGGTAATCTCGTTAGAGAAGTTCCATCAGGACAAGAATTTATCTACACCATCCGGGTCTCCTGTAGTGGAGATGAAGACTGCCAGGATGTGGTGATTACTGACCAACTCCCTCCTCAAATTGATTGGTCTTCTGAGAATGTCAGCATCCTTCCTGGACGTCCTGCTACTTTCACCTATGACGAGGATACAGGACTGGTTACCGTTGAGTATAATTCACCGATTCCAGCAGGTTCCCCGGTCAACTTGGAGATTCGAGTCCAGTTTCCCCCCGGTACGACTGTAAACGATATAGAAGCAACTAACCTAGCCGAAGGGACGAGTTCTAATGCCGGGAATGCCACCTCCGAGGCTCTAACCGTTACCTCTGATGTCGATTCAAACGCTGCGTTAAATAAGTGGACATTGGAGAAAAATCGGGTGATTCCTAGCAATGGTGATCCCGCTCTTGATTCACCAGTGACCTATGAGCTTGAGCTTTGCCATGCCCGGAATCTTGAGAGTGGTATCAACCTAGAAAATGTAGTTGTGCAAGATACTCTTCCGGTTGGGTCAACTTTTGTTAGTGCTACCAATGAGGGTACCCATAACTCAGGGGTTGTCACTTGGAATGTCGGTAACCTCAGTATTCAGAGTGGCAGAAATTGTTTCAACGCACAAGTCTCTGTTGAGTATCCTAGTGGTACCTTCAACACTAGTGGTGCCAATAGTACTGTGATTAACCCAGCTACTGCAACAGGAGAACTGATTGATGGCACCCCTTTGTTGAACTTAAATGGTGAGGCTGAACATGGTTTTGCAGACGCTAACTATCAAGGCACATTGAGTTCTAAATCATTCTCGGGTCAGGTGGCTATTGGCAATGAATTTGAGTTTCGGCTTGACCCAAGAAATACCGGTAATGTACCGATGACTACTCTAACAGTCACTGACGACCTAGATCAAGTCAATGACGATGGGATTAACCTCTTAGATCAGGTGCGGGTCACTAGAATTCGCACAGGCAGATACAACAATTACACTGGGGATGTGATTGTCCGCTACAAAACTAATCTCAACCCCTTGACAGCCGGTACCTCACACCCTCAGAACACCACCCTCACCATTGGGACGGACATCACCTTAGGAGCAGGGGAATACATTACAGGGGTTGAGTTCGAGTACACCAATGTACCAGTAGGTTTTCAAGCTACAGGAGGCAGTAATAGACCAAAACTGTTTGTAGAGGTTCAGCCTGACCGCTCGATTGGGGAGACGATCAAGAACTGTGCCCAACTGACTTGGACGCCCAATTCACCAACAAACCCCCTGGAAAAGTGCCAAGAGACAGAAATCTCGGCATTACAAGCGATCCTAAATCCAAACAAAACAGATGAAACTAGTAGTGGACCCTATGCTCCTGGTGACACCATAGAATTTCGGCTACAGTTTCGCAACGAGTCGAGCGCTACCGCAGATTATGTCAATCCCATTATTGCCGATTTACTGCCAGCAGGGCTTGACTATGGGGGTGCCTGGAGGTTTACCAATGGGGGATCGAGTAGTTTGCCCGCTGACCCTCCGATCAACTTCGAGGCGATTCCCAACTACAACGGCACCGGTCGCACGTTGCTGCGTTGGGAAATTACAGGAACCCAAATACCAGAGAATAGGTGGCTGAGAATCTATGTCGATACAGTGGTTGAGCAGGGCGTGAGTACAGGTTCGTTGACTAATGAATTATTCATCATGTCCAACGATAGTGTGTTCGATTGCAACAATAATAACCGCAGAACTCAGGATACGGTTGATGTGGATGGGGATGGCATCACCGATGAGACGATTTGTCGCAGAACAGCAAACGTTGACGTAGCTGCGATCGCAACCCTCGATTCAGAAAAAGTAGTTCAGGGTGAGGTCGATACCAGTTTTTCCACTAGTGGCACCACGGTTCCGGGGGGACAGGTAGATTACCAGCTCACTATCACCAATCAAGGCACGGTACCGATGACTAATATACTAGTAGTCGATCTGTTGCCTGCCATCGGCGATACTCAAGTGCTCAATACTAGTTCAGCCAGGGGTTCCCAATGGCGTCCTAATCTCGCTGGTCCGGTTACCGTGGCCATTCCTGGTGTTACGGTTGAATACACCACCAATTCCAATCCTTGCCGTCCTAATCCTACTGATGGTCAAGACCTCAATTGGCCTAGTGGCTGCGTCAATGACTGGAGTACTACCTTTCCCAGTGACCCCAGTGCGGTCACCGCTCTGAGGTTTAACTTGGGTAACCTGGTTCTCGACCCCCTAGAGTCGGTGGTCCTCAACTGGCCAATGCGAGCACCGGCTGGAGCACCAACCAACGGCGAGATTGCCTGGAATTCCTTTGCTTTCGTCTCGACACGAACGGATCAATCCGGTGCGGCAGCTACCTTGTTACCCGCAGAACCCCCCAAAGTCGGCATTGTGATTCAACCCCCCACCCCTGCCATCATTGGAGACTTAGTCTGGGATGACCAAAATGGTAATGGGATTCAAGATAATAGTGAACTGGGTATCAATGGGGTGCGGGTTGAGTTGTGGCAAGACGGAGGTGATGGTCAACCTGGTACCAGTGACGATAGTTTCTATGGGTTTACCTTAACTGCTCCCGATGGTACCGGTAATGATGGGGTTTACCTTTTCTCGAACGTGCCAGCGGGAGATTACTTTCTGAAATTCATTCCCCCAGACAACCTAAATCTCTCTCCTCAAGACCAGGGTGGTGATGAGACCGCTGACTCCGATGCGGATCCCAATACTGGACAGACAAATGTTTTTAGTGTTAACCAGACTACAGACACCAGTGATTTCGATGCTGGACTAACTTCTGTAGACCCAGCTACCGCTAGTTTAGGTGATTTCGTTTGGTTGGATACCGATGGCAATGGTAGTCAAGATGGGGGTGAAGTTGGTGTCAATGGCGTCACTGTTGAACTTTATGATACTGCTAACACTCTGATCGACTCGACCCAAACCAGTAATGACTTCAATGATAATCCTGGTTTCTATCGCTTCCGGGACTTGACACCAGGTACCTATTATGTAAAGTTCATTGCGCCCCCTAGTCATGCTTTCTCTCCCCAAGACCAGGGTGATGACACTCTAGACTCGGATGCTGATGCTACTGGACAAACGGCTAACATTACCCTCAGTGCTGGAGACAGTAACCAGGATGTAGATGCAGGGATAGTACCTCAGCCGATCTTAGGTGATTTTGTCTGGATTGATAATAATGGTGATGGACTCCAAAACCTTGGTGAATTGGGTCTCAATGGTGTGACGGTCAAGGTTTATAACCCAGGTGCTGATGGTGAAGCTGGTGGCGGGGATGATAGTCTAGTTGCCACTACAGTGACTACCAACGATGTGGCTGGGAATCCTGGTTTCTACTCCTTCTCTGGCTTAGCAGCAGGAAACTATTTCTTAGAGTTTATCGCTCCCTCTGGCTATGAGATTGGTTTCCAAAATGTGGGCAATGATGACACGATTGATTCTGATGCTGACCCGAGTACGGGATATACCGAAGTCTTTGCTCTAGCTGCATCGGAAGACAATCGAGACCTCGATGTGGGGATGATTGCTCTTCCGGTTACATCTACTGGTGAAGTATCGGGTACTCTCTACCAAGACAACAATCCCCAAAACGATACTTTCGACAATGGTGAATCTACCTTACCTGCCAACATTAGGGTAGTACTATACCAAGACGTTAACAGTAATGATGTTATTGATGCTGGTGATACCCAACAAGCCACTACTGATACTGATAATAGTGGCAATTACAGCTTCACCAGCTTAGAGCCAGGAAAATACATTGTGCAAATCGATACCAACGATCCTGAGATCCCCGATGAGTTCATGTTAGGAACCTCTAATGATATACCGATTGAGGTGACTACTACTGCTGTGACTGATATTAACTTTGGGTTTGATCAAAGCCTCCCCAACGTGATCCTGGTCAAACGTATTACCGCTATTAAGCGCAAAGACAGTAACGTTTGGGAATCTTTACCCACATCTGGCTCACCTTTTGTTGATGGTATTGATAGTCCTGGTTCTGAGAATCATGTCGGAAGCGATCGCGCTCCTGATGATAATGACCCTAACTGGCCCAATCCCAATATTTATCTGCGGGGATTAATTAACTCTGGCACAGTGATGCCAGGGGATGAGTTGGAATACACTGTGTACTTCCTTTCCAATGGCAGCAATTACGCCAAGAGCCTGCGTATCTGTGACCGAGTTCCGGCAGAAACTACTTTTATTCCGGATGCCTTCAACCAAACTGCTGGTTTCCCAGCTAGTGATGTCGGGATTGCCTTGTTCGAGAGTACTGATCCTTTACCCACCAGTGGTTTAGCTGAACCGAACATATATCTAACTAATATTCCCGATAGCGATCGCGGTCGGTATTACTCACCAGGGACCTCAGTGCCAGCGGGATGTAATGTACCTGTCAACCAAAATGGAGTTGTGGTGGTGGAAGTGGGAGATGTGCCCGAAGCTACTGCACCAGGAGAGCCACCGAATTCCTATGGGTTTATCCGATTCCGGGCTCTAGTGAAGTAAACTGTTATCCCGTCAGTTGTCTGGAATTGCCTGACTATGATAAAAAGAGCAGGCTCGCAGAGGAACTAAATTATGATAGCTAGTACAGCTACTTACGAAGTTACCTGGGAAAAGTTACCTGATGATTTTGTTCTTGACGACGAACCAGTGGATGATATCAATCAACCATCTCTGGCTGCTGCTCTGACACAAAGTTTGGAAATTGCTGGCAAACTACCAGCTAATGCTCTGACTACGACCAATTATGGCATCTGTGCCACTTTGAATGGCAAAATCGTGGTAAAAGCCCCAGATTGGGGATATGTCCCATCGATTCGAGTGCCCAGAGAAGAAGTGAAACGCAGTTATACCCCAAGACTTCAAGGGGATATTCCTGCTATTGTCATGGAATTTCTCTCTGATACTGAAGGTGGGGAGTATTCCAACAAGCCAACCTATCCTCCGGGCAAGTGGTTTTACTATGAGCAAGTGTTACAGGTTCCCAACTATGTCATTTTTGAGCCAGACACTGGAGTAATAGAAGTCTATCGGTTAGATGATTCAGGACGTTATCAACTCCAACCACCCGATGGGTATAACCGTTACTGGATTGATGAAATCAGCTTATTTTTGGGTATCTGGCAAGGAACTAGGGAAAACCGAACTGGTTACTGGTTACGTTGGTGGGATCAGCAAGCAGAACTTTTGCTATGGGGTTCGGAGTTGGTCATCCAGGAACAGCAACGAGCTGAACAGGAACGGCAACGAGCCGAGAAATTGGCAGCGCAGCTAAGAGCAGCAGGCATCGAGCCAGAGGCATAATTCCTCAACTGGAATATCATATCCATTCCGGTAGCATTGCTCTTTTCAAGCTTGGGTAATTGGTCATTGGTCATTGTGATTACTCTCAATCCATGACTTATGGCCGATAAATGGAAAAAAGAAACGCCAACCAAAAATTATTTAACACTTAACCAACTAAACATTTCGGCAACGGATAATTGCCAATCTTTAAGACTATCTAACACAGGTAAAATTTCTTGATCTGATTTAATCTCTGGCAATTGATTCGGTTGAAATATCATCACTGATTCATCGTCAGGATCAATTAACCAGCCTAATTCTGTTCCCTGGTTCAGACAAAACAGTATTTTTTTGATCACTTTATTCGCAGATTGTTCAGGAGACAGAATTTCGATTACCCAATCAGGATAAAGCTCAAATTTATTGGCAATTCTTCCTTTTTCTGTTTTCGGAATACGATTCCAACTAAATACTGTAATATCTGGGACAATAGAACGTC includes:
- a CDS encoding H-type lectin domain-containing protein; translation: MNDFDILKKTIDRLRSERDDLKKELDTYRSYLDKRSTDIRALIYTELQLFSPKIAEELRKEFRTQFHLVIGLLLFTTLFTTVSGFVVMSSLVDSSVKGHIKDQQKQLDKLNKRINNSLFDNRVDLQVLQQQTQTIKTQTQDYQKQAQYLNSKVQSLDINASTIEKKLNALIESDPVALGDIVERINNLTQDSNQLITISRSIEEVASSQIKLESGEISVREGNLSKGDGRRRISGEKKFNTNFSSDPVVYIALNDIDSDNDENLRLKVDVTHVNREGFHYVLETWGDTRVYSANASWFAYGK
- a CDS encoding DUF2973 domain-containing protein produces the protein MLHLIYLVAFTVLAFLAIGNLIRNLLSLSFDSQRSFSASGKSPTQWGRNQVNANPSPAKSVPHPELLDDSGNPINEPLLVMRSMTVEDARQQLDAIYNSSPGNSKGKTEENQ
- a CDS encoding DUF2605 domain-containing protein — its product is MNQPQPSTPELLKTILEPLLVDFDYWFERSLSLLETEDITFLTKEEQSDLVKRVKEAQQEVNTAKMLFNATDGQVGVELSTMMPWHQLVRECWGVAIRWRSLASGASESAASGND
- the thrS gene encoding threonine--tRNA ligase encodes the protein MLNSEPSEQPEKIHLPRTSESETLQRIRHTTSHVMAMAVQKLFPKAQVTIGPWIENGFYYDFDQPEPFTEQDLKKIQKEMVKIIKRKLPVIREEVPREEAQQRIKELGESYKLEILADLEDPISIYHLGDEWWDLCAGPHVENTSEINPKAIELESVAGAYWRGDASNTQLQRIYGTAWENPEQLQEYKRRKQEALKRDHRKLGKELGLFIFSDPVGPGLPLWTPKGTVLRTLLKDFLTQEQLKRGYLPVETPHIGRVDLFKVSGHWQNYKEDMFPMMAEDEEAAAAEQGFVLKPMNCPFHIQIYKSELRSYRELPMRLAEFGTVYRYEQSGELGGLTRVRGFTVDDSHLFVMPDQLDQEFLNVVDLILSVFKTLQMKKFKARLSFRDPASDKYIGSDQAWEKAQGAIRRAVDTLGMESVEVPGEAAFYGPKLDFIFQDLLDREWQLGTVQVDYNLPERFDLEYVAEDGTRQRPVMIHRAPFGSIERLTGILIEQYGGDFPFWLAPVQARLLPVGDAQLPFAQEMATKMRSHGIRAEVDTSGERLGKAIRNAEKAKIPVMSVIGAKEVEANSLNIRTRAAGELGMMPIDLVVEKMEQANRNRENF
- a CDS encoding SdrD B-like domain-containing protein; this encodes MKSLLNYLQAIAPDLGSKSLPYPLGKSFPSQFFPHTLIGSLMLVSAIAGYATPVWAVSELQLVKDANDSDGNLVREVPSGQEFIYTIRVSCSGDEDCQDVVITDQLPPQIDWSSENVSILPGRPATFTYDEDTGLVTVEYNSPIPAGSPVNLEIRVQFPPGTTVNDIEATNLAEGTSSNAGNATSEALTVTSDVDSNAALNKWTLEKNRVIPSNGDPALDSPVTYELELCHARNLESGINLENVVVQDTLPVGSTFVSATNEGTHNSGVVTWNVGNLSIQSGRNCFNAQVSVEYPSGTFNTSGANSTVINPATATGELIDGTPLLNLNGEAEHGFADANYQGTLSSKSFSGQVAIGNEFEFRLDPRNTGNVPMTTLTVTDDLDQVNDDGINLLDQVRVTRIRTGRYNNYTGDVIVRYKTNLNPLTAGTSHPQNTTLTIGTDITLGAGEYITGVEFEYTNVPVGFQATGGSNRPKLFVEVQPDRSIGETIKNCAQLTWTPNSPTNPLEKCQETEISALQAILNPNKTDETSSGPYAPGDTIEFRLQFRNESSATADYVNPIIADLLPAGLDYGGAWRFTNGGSSSLPADPPINFEAIPNYNGTGRTLLRWEITGTQIPENRWLRIYVDTVVEQGVSTGSLTNELFIMSNDSVFDCNNNNRRTQDTVDVDGDGITDETICRRTANVDVAAIATLDSEKVVQGEVDTSFSTSGTTVPGGQVDYQLTITNQGTVPMTNILVVDLLPAIGDTQVLNTSSARGSQWRPNLAGPVTVAIPGVTVEYTTNSNPCRPNPTDGQDLNWPSGCVNDWSTTFPSDPSAVTALRFNLGNLVLDPLESVVLNWPMRAPAGAPTNGEIAWNSFAFVSTRTDQSGAAATLLPAEPPKVGIVIQPPTPAIIGDLVWDDQNGNGIQDNSELGINGVRVELWQDGGDGQPGTSDDSFYGFTLTAPDGTGNDGVYLFSNVPAGDYFLKFIPPDNLNLSPQDQGGDETADSDADPNTGQTNVFSVNQTTDTSDFDAGLTSVDPATASLGDFVWLDTDGNGSQDGGEVGVNGVTVELYDTANTLIDSTQTSNDFNDNPGFYRFRDLTPGTYYVKFIAPPSHAFSPQDQGDDTLDSDADATGQTANITLSAGDSNQDVDAGIVPQPILGDFVWIDNNGDGLQNLGELGLNGVTVKVYNPGADGEAGGGDDSLVATTVTTNDVAGNPGFYSFSGLAAGNYFLEFIAPSGYEIGFQNVGNDDTIDSDADPSTGYTEVFALAASEDNRDLDVGMIALPVTSTGEVSGTLYQDNNPQNDTFDNGESTLPANIRVVLYQDVNSNDVIDAGDTQQATTDTDNSGNYSFTSLEPGKYIVQIDTNDPEIPDEFMLGTSNDIPIEVTTTAVTDINFGFDQSLPNVILVKRITAIKRKDSNVWESLPTSGSPFVDGIDSPGSENHVGSDRAPDDNDPNWPNPNIYLRGLINSGTVMPGDELEYTVYFLSNGSNYAKSLRICDRVPAETTFIPDAFNQTAGFPASDVGIALFESTDPLPTSGLAEPNIYLTNIPDSDRGRYYSPGTSVPAGCNVPVNQNGVVVVEVGDVPEATAPGEPPNSYGFIRFRALVK
- a CDS encoding Uma2 family endonuclease → MIASTATYEVTWEKLPDDFVLDDEPVDDINQPSLAAALTQSLEIAGKLPANALTTTNYGICATLNGKIVVKAPDWGYVPSIRVPREEVKRSYTPRLQGDIPAIVMEFLSDTEGGEYSNKPTYPPGKWFYYEQVLQVPNYVIFEPDTGVIEVYRLDDSGRYQLQPPDGYNRYWIDEISLFLGIWQGTRENRTGYWLRWWDQQAELLLWGSELVIQEQQRAEQERQRAEKLAAQLRAAGIEPEA
- a CDS encoding Uma2 family endonuclease: MVAVNQIRQTLTLAEFLERPETKPASEYVNGQIEQKPMPQGEHSTLQIRLGTAINDVVLPKKIAHAFPELRCTFGGRSIVPDITVFSWNRIPKTEKGRIANKFELYPDWVIEILSPEQSANKVIKKILFCLNQGTELGWLIDPDDESVMIFQPNQLPEIKSDQEILPVLDSLKDWQLSVAEMFSWLSVK